GTTTGCACGCAAAAAACGTAAAATAATCCGACTCACCTACCTCTGTATGAATTAATTTTGTTATATTTGCAAAAATATAATTGAACATCAAATCAGATATGGAATTTTCAGCAAAGCAAATCGCCCAGTTTATCCAAGGGCGTATTGAAGGTGATGAAAACGCTATGGTGAATACCTTTGCCAAGATTGAAGAAGGAGTTGCCGGAGCCATTTCTTTCCTTGCTAACCCCAAATATATTCACTACCTTTACGATACAAAATCGACGATTGTCCTTGTTGATGACCAGATAAAAACAGATAAACCTGTACATAATACTACAATCATCAGAGTTGCCAATGCACGTGATTGTGTGGCAAAACTTCTACAGATGTATGACGCTTCCATGCGTCAGAAGAAGACCGGCATAGACAGTCTTGCATTCATTTCTCCAACGGCAAAAATCGGCAAAGAGGTCTATATAGGCCCATTTGCCTATATTGGCGATGACGTCGTTATTGGCGATGGCTGTCAGATATTCCCTAATGTTGTCATCAATGAGAAGGTTACTTTGGGAAATGATTGTATTGTCTACCCCAATGTTACCTTGTATATGGGCACTAAAATCGGCAGTCGTGTGATTATTCATGCAGGCAGTGTCATCGGTGCAGATGGCTTTGGCTTTGCCCCTAATGGCAAGGATGGTTATGACAAGATACCTCAGATAGGTATCGTTGAGATAGCCGATGATGTGGAAATCGGTGCAAATTCATGTGTAGACCGTTCTACAATGGGAAGCACAAAGATAAAGAAGGGTGCAAAACTTGATAATCTTGTGCAGATTGCTCATAATGTAGAAGTGGGCGAAAACACCGTGATGTCAGCGCAAGTCGGCATTGCCGGAAGCACGAAAATCGGTCAGTGGTGTATGTTCGGCGGTCAAGTCGGCGTAGCAGGACACATAGAGATTGGCGACAAGGTGTTCTTAGGTGCCCAGAGCGGTGTGCCGGGAAGCCTCAAAAGCAATCAGGTGTTGATTGGCACACCACCAATGGAAAAGCTCCCTTACTTTAAGTCTCAGGCTCTGTTTCAACGTCTGCCGGAGATTTATAAGGAGCTGAACGAACTGAAAAAAGAAATTGAAGAACTAAAGAAACAAAGATAATCAGTATATGGAAGCTAAGAAGCAGACAACACTTAAAGGAAATTTTTCTCTTTTTGGAAAAGGGTTACATACGGGTTTGAACCTTACTGTTACATTCAATCCCGCACCCGAAAATACCGGATATAAAATACAACGAATTGACATAGAAGGTCAACCGATTATTGATGCCGTAGCAGAAAATGTGGTCGACACACAGCGTGGAACGGTTCTTGCAAAGGGAGATGTCCGCGTTTCTACCGTAGAACACGGTATGGCTGCACTTTATGCCTCGGGCATAGATAACTGTATCATTCAGGTCAATGGCCCTGAATTTCCTATTCTTGACGGTTCTGCAGCAATGTATGTTGAGAAGATAAAGGAAATAGGTCTTGTTGAACAGAATGCTACGAAAGACTATTATATCATTCGTCATAAGATTGAAGTAAAAGATGAAGACACGGGGTCTGTGATCACTATTCTGCCCGATGACCAATTCAGTCTGACTGCAATGTGCTCATTTAACTCCAAGTTTATCAACAGTCAGTTTGCTACCTTGGAGGATATGTCGACTTTCGACACAGAGATTGCTGCAGCAAGAACATTCGTGTTTGTACGCGACATCGTTCCTTTGTTGGAGGCAAACCTTATCAAAGGTGGCGACCTTGACAATGCCATTGTTATCTATGAACGTGAAGTGAGCCAAGAGAAACTTGACCAATTGGCCGATGTTTTGAAAGTTCCTCACATGGATGCAACGAAGATTGGATATATTCAGCACAAGCCATTGATGTGGGAAAATGAGTGCACACGTCATAAATTGCTTGATATCATCGGTGACATGGCGCTTATCGGCAAACCTATCAAGGGCAGAATTGTTGCGACCCGACCTGGTCATACTATCAATAATAAGTTTGCAAGACTGATGAGAAAAGAAATTCGCAAGCATGAAATTCAGGCGCCAATCTATGACCCGAATGAAGTGCCAATCATGGATAACAAGCGTATTCGCGAACTGCTTCCTCATCGCTATCCCATGCAGTTGGTCGACAAGATTACAGCAATGGGCCCGACAAGTATTGTCGGTGTGAAGAATGTTACAGCCAATGAGCCTTTCTTCCAGGGCCATTTCCCCAACGAACCTGTCATGCCGGGAGTTCTTCAGATAGAAGCAATGGCACAGTGTGGTGGTCTGCTTGTGCTTGGGCAATTGGAAGAACCAGAAAAGTATTCAACTTATTTTTTGAAGATTGATGATGTTAAATTTCGACAGAAAGTAGTTCCTGGAGATACCCTCCTCTTTAGAGTTGAGCTCTTGGCACCTGTTCGTCATGGCATCAGCTCTATGAAAGGATATATGTTTGTTGGTGATCAAGTTGTTTCAGAAGCAACATTCACAGCCCAGATTGTAAAGAATAAATAAATCAGTTTCAAAGAAATATGAATCAAATCAGTCCGCTTGCCTACGTTCATCCCGAGGCAAAACTTGGAGACAACAATATTATCGGCCCTTTCTGTTACATTGATCGAGATACCATTATCGGTGACAATAATGTGTTTCAGAACAGTGTAACAATCAATGTTGGGGCGCGGATTGGCAACGGAAATGAGATATTTCCCGGTGCCAGCATTTCCACCAAGCCACAGGATTTGAAATTCAAAGGGGAGGTTTCTACCTGTAAGATAGGCGATAATAACAGCATCCGCGAGAATGTAACCATATCCCGTGGCACAGCATCCAAAGGTGTAACGCTCGTAGGTAGCAACAACCTTCTGATGGAGAACATGCATATAGCGCATGATTGTGTGTTGGGCAACAACTGCATTATCGGCAACTCAACGAAATTCGCCGGTGAAGTTACAATTGATGATAATGCAATTATCAGTGCAACCGTATTGACACACCAGTTCTGCAAGATAGGAAGTTATGTCATGATACAGGGCGGTTGTCGCTTCAGCCAGGATATTCCACCTTATATTATAGCAGGCAAGGAGCCTACAAGATATTGTGGAATTAATCTCGTTGGACTTCGTCGACACGGTTTCAGTAATGAACTAATTGAGAGTATTCACGAGGCTTATCGTCTCCTCTATTCAAAAGGTGTCCTTAAAGAAGGTATCGAAGAAATCAGGAAAAACCTTCAGATTACCCCTGAAATACAATACATCATTGACTTTGTAGAGTCATCCAAGCGAGGCATTATCAGATAATGAAAACCCTTGTTGTTGTTCTTGGGCCTACTGGAGTTGGAAAAACGGAGCTTTGCATCAAGCTTGCCCAATATCTGAAATCGCCCATTATCAATGCTGATTCCCGACAGATTTTTGCAGAAATCCCTATCGGTACGGCTGCCCCAACCCAAGAACAACAGCATGCAATCACTCACTATTTCGTGGGTAATCATTCTATAAAGGACTACTATAGTGCTGCAAAATATGAAACCGATGCTTTAGAACTGATGGAAAGTCTTTTCCATCAGGGGCACGAAACATTGTTGCTGACAGGTGGAAGCATGATGTATATAGATGCTGTATGCAATGGAATTGATGACATTCCTACTGTAGATCAGAAGACACGTGACTTACTGAAGAAGAAATTAACCGAAGAAGGGTTAGACCATCTCGTAGAAGAACTCAAACAACTTGACCCAGAACACTATCTTGTTGTTGACAAAAAGAACCCTCGCCGTGTAGTACATGCCTTAGAGATTTGCTACATGACGGGGAAAACTTACACGTCATTTCGTAAACAAACCAAGAAGCAAAGACCGTTTAAAATATTAAAGATAGGATTAAACCGAGATCGAAATGAGTTGTATGGAAGAATTAATTCACGCGTTATCGACATGTTCAATCACGGTTTGATTGATGAATGCAAGCATGTATATGACTATCGGGATTGTAATGCACTCAATACTGTTGGCTACAAGGAAACATTCAATTACATAGACGGTTTGCTAACGCAGGAAGAGACTATTCGGCAGATACAGTCGAATACACGACAATATATGCGAAAACAGCTCACCTGGTTTAAACGCGATCAAGATATCAATTGGTTTCAACCGGACAACATTGAAGAAATTATAAAATACCTTGATGAAAAGCTGTAAGTGCTGATATATTTTGTACATTTGCATTATCAAGGCTCGATAAATATAGGATTATGAAGATAAAAAGATTTTTTAGCTGGTGCATCCGCCTTTTACGTAACTTCTGGCCATGGTATAAAGGCTTATATAAGGGGCGTGCATGGTACACTAAGACACTGATAGGTGTTGTGTCGTGCATCGTTGCATTCTTTGTCTACCTGGGTATGGTAGATATGAATTTCCTATGGCTTTTCGGCAAATCCCCAGGCTATTTCTCTGGTATTATGGCTCCACAGACCAGCGAAGCTTCGGAGATTTACAGTGCTGATGGAAAGCTGATTGGCAAGTATTTCAATGAGAA
The nucleotide sequence above comes from Segatella oris. Encoded proteins:
- the lpxD gene encoding UDP-3-O-(3-hydroxymyristoyl)glucosamine N-acyltransferase, whose protein sequence is MEFSAKQIAQFIQGRIEGDENAMVNTFAKIEEGVAGAISFLANPKYIHYLYDTKSTIVLVDDQIKTDKPVHNTTIIRVANARDCVAKLLQMYDASMRQKKTGIDSLAFISPTAKIGKEVYIGPFAYIGDDVVIGDGCQIFPNVVINEKVTLGNDCIVYPNVTLYMGTKIGSRVIIHAGSVIGADGFGFAPNGKDGYDKIPQIGIVEIADDVEIGANSCVDRSTMGSTKIKKGAKLDNLVQIAHNVEVGENTVMSAQVGIAGSTKIGQWCMFGGQVGVAGHIEIGDKVFLGAQSGVPGSLKSNQVLIGTPPMEKLPYFKSQALFQRLPEIYKELNELKKEIEELKKQR
- a CDS encoding bifunctional UDP-3-O-[3-hydroxymyristoyl] N-acetylglucosamine deacetylase/3-hydroxyacyl-ACP dehydratase; protein product: MEAKKQTTLKGNFSLFGKGLHTGLNLTVTFNPAPENTGYKIQRIDIEGQPIIDAVAENVVDTQRGTVLAKGDVRVSTVEHGMAALYASGIDNCIIQVNGPEFPILDGSAAMYVEKIKEIGLVEQNATKDYYIIRHKIEVKDEDTGSVITILPDDQFSLTAMCSFNSKFINSQFATLEDMSTFDTEIAAARTFVFVRDIVPLLEANLIKGGDLDNAIVIYEREVSQEKLDQLADVLKVPHMDATKIGYIQHKPLMWENECTRHKLLDIIGDMALIGKPIKGRIVATRPGHTINNKFARLMRKEIRKHEIQAPIYDPNEVPIMDNKRIRELLPHRYPMQLVDKITAMGPTSIVGVKNVTANEPFFQGHFPNEPVMPGVLQIEAMAQCGGLLVLGQLEEPEKYSTYFLKIDDVKFRQKVVPGDTLLFRVELLAPVRHGISSMKGYMFVGDQVVSEATFTAQIVKNK
- the lpxA gene encoding acyl-ACP--UDP-N-acetylglucosamine O-acyltransferase, which encodes MNQISPLAYVHPEAKLGDNNIIGPFCYIDRDTIIGDNNVFQNSVTINVGARIGNGNEIFPGASISTKPQDLKFKGEVSTCKIGDNNSIRENVTISRGTASKGVTLVGSNNLLMENMHIAHDCVLGNNCIIGNSTKFAGEVTIDDNAIISATVLTHQFCKIGSYVMIQGGCRFSQDIPPYIIAGKEPTRYCGINLVGLRRHGFSNELIESIHEAYRLLYSKGVLKEGIEEIRKNLQITPEIQYIIDFVESSKRGIIR
- the miaA gene encoding tRNA (adenosine(37)-N6)-dimethylallyltransferase MiaA — translated: MKTLVVVLGPTGVGKTELCIKLAQYLKSPIINADSRQIFAEIPIGTAAPTQEQQHAITHYFVGNHSIKDYYSAAKYETDALELMESLFHQGHETLLLTGGSMMYIDAVCNGIDDIPTVDQKTRDLLKKKLTEEGLDHLVEELKQLDPEHYLVVDKKNPRRVVHALEICYMTGKTYTSFRKQTKKQRPFKILKIGLNRDRNELYGRINSRVIDMFNHGLIDECKHVYDYRDCNALNTVGYKETFNYIDGLLTQEETIRQIQSNTRQYMRKQLTWFKRDQDINWFQPDNIEEIIKYLDEKL